In Heteronotia binoei isolate CCM8104 ecotype False Entrance Well chromosome 4, APGP_CSIRO_Hbin_v1, whole genome shotgun sequence, a genomic segment contains:
- the LOC132570103 gene encoding interferon alpha-7-like — MTTVSLQQLCLLLLLALEILALDCNRTAENQLQVSNPEIRKLMEAIGGQQLPQGCLYRRPTFGFPGAKILKASKESKSVAVKIILEKILEIFEHNFTQAGWDARTIARLQNALYQQSNHWKNCSATETGEVATLKNQDLNLTLRRYFRQIQTFLEGQQYCLCAWSIVRIEIWKLFSIDLNQLLQKF, encoded by the coding sequence ATGACCACTGTTAGCCTCCAGCAACTttgtcttctgcttctgcttgccTTGGAAATCCTGGCTCTAGACTGCAACAGAACTGCAGAGAACCAATTGCAAGTGAGTAACCCAGAGATCCGAAAGCTCATGGAAGCCATAGGAGGACAGCAGCTTCCTCAAGGGTGCCTGTACAGAAGACCAACCTTTGGCTTTCCTGGGGCCAAAATCCTCAAGGCCAGCAAAGAGAGTAAAAGTGTGGCAGTGAAGATTATCCTTGAAAAGATCCTGGAGATCTTTGAGCACAACTTCACTCAAGCAGGATGGGATGCAAGAACCATAGCACGTTTGCAAAATGCCCTTTACCAGCAAAGTAACCACTGGAAGAACTGCTCTGCTACAGAGACTGGGGAGGTGGCAACACTGAAAAATCAAGATTTAAACCTGACTCTCCGAAGATACTTCAGACAGATCCAAACCTTCCTGGAGGGCCAGCAGTATTGCCTTTGCGCCTGGAGCATTGTGCGAATAGAAATATGGAAGCTCTTTTCCATTGATCTTAATCAacttttgcaaaagttttaa
- the LOC132570102 gene encoding interferon epsilon-like yields the protein MNTILTKEWLHLCLVMLVFSEVSSQSCTSLREQLSTTNKNNLELLKSKMRTNLPLQCLSDMSDFMANQEILKEIQRSLEENPKVAIHEIFQQIIRIFNQNLTEMAWDENSLAVFKARLHQQIQHLGTCLSAEIENDILSPRGQIIQFTRLRVKRYFQRIDNFLKEIQHSLCTWGIVQMEVKQCLLLVDQLTNRIQN from the coding sequence ATGAACACCATACTTACAAAAGAATGGCTCCATCTATGTTTGGTGATGCTTGTCTTCAGCGAAGTCTCGTCTCAGAGCTGCACCAGTCTGCGTGAACAGCTAAGCACCACCAACAAGAACAACCTGGAACTCCTGAAGAGCAAAATGAGAACAAACCTTCCTCTGCAGTGCCTAAGTGACATGAGTGACTTCATGGCCAACCAAGAAATTCTTAAGGAGATCCAAAGGTCTCTAGAAGAGAATCCAAAGGTGGCCATTCATGAAATCTTCCAACAGATCATCCGCATCTTCAACCAAAACCTGACAGAAATGGCTTGGGATGAGAATTCCTTGGCCGTGTTTAAGGCCAGACTTCATCAGCAAATTCAGCATCTGGGAACATGCTTGAGTGCGGAGATAGAGAATGACATCTTGTCTCCAAGAGGTCAGATTATCCAGTTTACCAGGCTGAGAGTGAAAAGATACTTCCAAAGAATTGACAACTTCTTGAAGGAGATCCAGCACAGCCTGTGCACCTGGGGAATTGTCCAGATGGAAGTCAAGCAATGTCTGCTGTTGGTGGACCAACTCACAAATAGGATCCAAAACTAA